In Erythrobacter sp. F6033, a single genomic region encodes these proteins:
- a CDS encoding SURF1 family protein has protein sequence MTSRIPIIPTIIVVAAIITMIGLGIWQLGRMDEKEAMLAAYSEATQEIDTVPFPISGEGKDVWFRQSTIECVDVTNIETVAGTSDKGQKGWAQRATCAVGENSTVLVDLGYSRSLQTPQWTGGTVAGVIAPGPRLVANPPQAGLQPLAKPDPSSLPNNHLAYAGQWFFFALTALLIYGFAVRSRIRKKD, from the coding sequence ATGACCTCTCGTATTCCCATCATTCCGACGATCATCGTGGTGGCCGCAATCATTACGATGATTGGTCTCGGTATATGGCAATTGGGCCGGATGGACGAGAAAGAAGCGATGCTAGCTGCCTATTCCGAGGCGACACAGGAAATCGATACGGTTCCATTCCCCATATCGGGTGAAGGGAAAGACGTATGGTTTCGCCAGAGCACAATCGAGTGCGTGGATGTGACCAATATCGAAACTGTGGCGGGTACATCGGACAAAGGGCAAAAAGGATGGGCTCAACGCGCTACCTGCGCGGTTGGCGAAAATTCGACCGTGTTGGTTGATCTTGGCTATTCGCGCAGCTTGCAAACCCCGCAATGGACAGGAGGCACGGTTGCTGGCGTGATTGCTCCGGGTCCGCGTCTTGTCGCCAACCCGCCGCAAGCCGGGCTTCAACCGCTCGCCAAGCCTGATCCGAGCAGTCTTCCCAATAACCACCTTGCTTATGCGGGGCAATGGTTCTTCTTCGCGTTGACAGCCTTGCTAATCTACGGATTCGCTGTTCGATCGCGGATCAGAAAGAAAGACTAG
- a CDS encoding DUF983 domain-containing protein gives MFEAPARIAVKCESCDLDYSELERGSRWAGLLTILIAVLLICAAMGIDILIQPPFWLQAVFWSVTTIAAVLGGLRLYKTALLYAQYEAKLEKENADI, from the coding sequence TTGTTTGAGGCGCCTGCACGGATCGCGGTGAAATGCGAAAGCTGTGATCTGGACTATTCTGAACTGGAACGCGGATCGCGTTGGGCCGGGTTACTGACCATTCTGATCGCGGTGCTGCTCATCTGTGCAGCGATGGGTATCGATATCCTGATCCAGCCCCCATTTTGGCTTCAGGCGGTATTCTGGAGTGTAACGACGATTGCAGCGGTTCTAGGTGGGCTTCGTCTGTACAAGACCGCGCTTCTCTACGCTCAATATGAAGCCAAGCTGGAAAAAGAGAACGCGGACATATGA
- a CDS encoding cytochrome c oxidase subunit 3 translates to MAGNVNHDYHILEPDIWPLVGSLSAVTFTTGLVFNMHEMFGATGSIVMWAGLAGLIATFFMWFKNIVVEAERGDHTPVVQLHMRYGMILFIASEVMFFVGWFWSFFDFALFPAPLSVTDAGTAAQATANAFLTDNTATGGALVPEGMEVLDAFSLPLLNTLILLCSGTTVTWAHHALIHGDRDALKQGLWATIALGVLFSGIQAYEYSIAPFNFGQNTYSSAFYMATGFHGFHVLIGTIFLAVCLFRAYKGHFTPRQHFGFEAAAWYWHFVDVVWLFLFIAIYVWGGWGAPVH, encoded by the coding sequence ATGGCTGGCAACGTAAACCACGACTATCACATCCTTGAACCCGATATCTGGCCGCTCGTCGGTTCGCTATCGGCGGTGACATTCACCACCGGACTTGTGTTCAACATGCACGAAATGTTCGGTGCGACCGGATCAATTGTAATGTGGGCCGGTCTCGCGGGTCTGATCGCGACCTTCTTCATGTGGTTCAAGAACATCGTTGTCGAAGCCGAACGCGGTGACCACACTCCCGTTGTCCAGCTCCACATGCGTTACGGCATGATTCTGTTCATCGCTTCGGAAGTGATGTTCTTTGTCGGGTGGTTCTGGTCATTCTTTGATTTCGCACTGTTCCCTGCACCGCTTTCCGTCACGGACGCTGGCACGGCTGCGCAGGCGACCGCCAATGCGTTTCTGACAGACAACACCGCCACTGGTGGTGCGCTCGTGCCAGAGGGCATGGAAGTACTCGATGCGTTCAGTCTTCCGCTGCTTAACACCCTGATCCTGCTCTGCTCGGGTACTACCGTGACTTGGGCGCACCACGCGCTAATCCACGGTGATCGTGACGCTCTTAAGCAAGGTCTCTGGGCGACCATCGCTCTCGGCGTTTTGTTCAGCGGCATTCAGGCATATGAGTATAGCATCGCGCCGTTCAACTTCGGTCAGAACACATACAGCTCGGCGTTTTACATGGCGACCGGCTTCCACGGTTTCCACGTTCTGATCGGTACGATCTTCCTCGCGGTATGCCTGTTCCGTGCTTACAAAGGGCACTTCACCCCGCGCCAGCATTTCGGCTTCGAAGCGGCTGCGTGGTATTGGCACTTCGTTGACGTGGTGTGGCTGTTCCTCTTCATCGCCATCTACGTATGGGGCGGTTGGGGCGCACCGGTCCATTGA
- a CDS encoding cytochrome c oxidase assembly protein, whose protein sequence is MSTVQPSIDDRNLRTGGLALLGALAMLGLGYAAVPLYDLFCRVTGFGGTTQVATEAEAATAAKAGIAKEISIRFDASTARDVPWTFSPAQATDTVRIGQRDLASYIARNDSKYPVTGAATFNVEPAQAGQYFHKIQCFCFTQQTLQPGQEVSMPVLYYVDPAILEDEFMADVEQITLSYTFHRVKEPVKTDS, encoded by the coding sequence ATGAGCACCGTGCAGCCATCCATTGATGATCGCAATCTTCGCACTGGCGGCCTCGCGCTTCTTGGCGCGCTGGCGATGCTTGGTCTCGGCTATGCCGCAGTTCCTTTGTATGATTTGTTTTGCCGGGTGACAGGCTTTGGCGGAACCACGCAGGTCGCCACCGAAGCAGAAGCTGCGACAGCAGCGAAGGCAGGAATTGCCAAAGAAATCTCAATCCGTTTCGACGCTTCAACTGCGCGCGACGTTCCATGGACGTTCAGCCCTGCGCAGGCGACCGATACCGTCCGTATCGGACAGCGCGATCTCGCATCCTACATCGCTCGCAACGATAGCAAATATCCGGTAACGGGCGCTGCGACGTTTAATGTAGAACCTGCGCAAGCGGGCCAATATTTCCACAAGATCCAATGTTTCTGTTTCACACAACAGACGCTTCAGCCTGGGCAGGAAGTGAGCATGCCCGTGCTGTATTATGTCGATCCGGCCATTCTCGAAGATGAGTTTATGGCTGATGTTGAACAAATCACTTTGAGTTACACTTTTCACCGCGTGAAAGAGCCCGTAAAGACGGATTCCTAA
- a CDS encoding heme o synthase, protein MDTLLTPTAKPHPMPADWRDFFTLTKPRVMTLVIFTGICGLLAAPGTIHPVLGFTAILAIAMGAGGSAALNQWWEMDLDAGMKRTANRPLPTGRMLPKDARDFGVFLSVTSVGLMGVAIGWLAAIALAAAIVYYAVIYTMWLKPRTPQNIVIGGGSGAFPPFIGWVAVTGEITLMPVLLFAIIFMWTPPHFWALALFMKSDYAKVGIPMMPVVAGEKSTRIQILVYTVLLAPVAIAPWAIGEVSWVYGSISVVLSLLFFALAMPVGTRERAAEDQMLPERKLFKFSIIYLFALFAALVADRLLENNGLIGGGMFA, encoded by the coding sequence ATGGATACGCTTTTAACCCCGACTGCCAAACCGCACCCGATGCCGGCCGATTGGCGTGATTTTTTCACGCTGACCAAGCCGCGGGTTATGACGCTGGTGATCTTCACCGGCATTTGCGGTCTGCTTGCAGCACCGGGCACTATCCATCCGGTTCTCGGCTTTACGGCCATTCTTGCTATCGCAATGGGAGCAGGCGGTTCGGCTGCGCTCAATCAATGGTGGGAAATGGACCTTGATGCGGGCATGAAGCGGACGGCCAATAGGCCGCTGCCAACTGGTCGTATGCTTCCAAAGGATGCGCGCGATTTCGGCGTTTTCCTGTCGGTCACTTCGGTCGGCCTGATGGGGGTCGCAATCGGTTGGTTGGCGGCAATCGCGCTTGCTGCGGCGATTGTCTATTACGCGGTCATCTACACAATGTGGCTTAAGCCGCGCACGCCTCAGAATATCGTGATCGGTGGCGGCTCTGGCGCGTTCCCGCCGTTCATCGGTTGGGTCGCGGTGACTGGTGAGATCACGCTGATGCCGGTCCTGCTTTTCGCAATCATCTTTATGTGGACGCCGCCGCATTTTTGGGCGCTCGCGCTGTTTATGAAGTCTGACTACGCAAAAGTGGGCATTCCGATGATGCCCGTCGTCGCAGGCGAAAAATCGACCCGCATCCAGATATTGGTTTACACCGTGCTGTTGGCACCAGTGGCGATCGCTCCTTGGGCGATCGGCGAGGTGAGCTGGGTGTATGGATCGATTTCTGTCGTATTGTCTCTATTGTTCTTCGCGCTGGCTATGCCGGTTGGCACACGGGAACGCGCGGCTGAAGATCAGATGCTTCCCGAACGGAAGCTGTTCAAATTCAGCATCATTTACCTGTTCGCTTTGTTTGCTGCATTGGTCGCGGACCGTTTGCTTGAAAACAATGGCCTGATCGGCGGAGGTATGTTCGCATGA
- the ctaD gene encoding cytochrome c oxidase subunit I → MATTAEGFDTHTEDHAHDHADHKPSFFKRWFMSTNHKDIGTLYLIFAIIAGIVGGAMSGVMRLELAEPGIQYLGAAVEFFGGTAEENANLHMWNVFITAHGLIMVFFMVMPAMIGGFGNWFVPLMIGAPDMAFPRMNNVSFWLTVAGFVSLCFSLFVPGTGENALGAGVGWTVYAPLSTTGNSGPAVDFAIFSLHLAGAGSILGATNFITTIFNMRAPGMTLHKMPLFVWSVLVTAFLLLLALPVLAAAITMLLTDRNFQTTFFDPAGGGDPVLYQHLFWFFGHPEVYIMILPGFGMISQIVATFSRKPVFGYLGMAYAMVAIGVVGFIVWAHHMYTVGLDVNTKMYFTAATMVIAVPTGVKIFSWIATMWGGSMEFKSPMVWAMGFIFLFTVGGVTGVVLANGGIDDNLHDTYYVVAHFHYVLSMGAVFSLFAGFYYWFPKMSGRMHSEFLSHLHFWGFFIGVNVIFFPQHFLGMNGMPRRIPDYPEAFAYWNEISSYGYMIMALSMVVFFVNLAYAFTAGKKAAANPWGEGATTLEWTLSSPPPFHQFETLPVIEDHHDYHDHRPASA, encoded by the coding sequence ATGGCCACTACCGCTGAAGGTTTCGACACCCACACCGAAGACCACGCTCATGATCATGCTGATCATAAGCCGAGTTTCTTCAAGCGTTGGTTCATGTCGACCAACCACAAGGATATCGGCACACTCTACCTGATCTTTGCGATTATCGCGGGTATCGTTGGTGGTGCGATGTCGGGCGTTATGCGTTTGGAACTGGCTGAGCCGGGCATCCAATATCTTGGTGCGGCTGTGGAATTCTTCGGCGGCACAGCGGAGGAAAATGCCAACCTCCATATGTGGAACGTGTTTATCACGGCTCACGGTTTGATCATGGTCTTCTTCATGGTCATGCCGGCCATGATTGGTGGTTTCGGTAACTGGTTTGTTCCGTTGATGATTGGTGCGCCTGACATGGCGTTCCCACGCATGAACAACGTTTCGTTCTGGTTGACCGTTGCTGGTTTCGTAAGCCTTTGTTTCTCGCTGTTTGTGCCGGGTACCGGTGAAAACGCATTGGGCGCAGGTGTCGGTTGGACGGTCTATGCGCCGCTTTCGACGACTGGTAACTCCGGCCCAGCGGTCGACTTCGCGATCTTCTCTTTGCACCTTGCGGGCGCTGGCTCGATCCTTGGTGCGACCAACTTCATCACCACCATTTTCAACATGCGCGCGCCCGGTATGACCCTGCACAAAATGCCGCTGTTCGTATGGTCGGTGCTGGTCACAGCATTCCTGCTGCTGCTCGCGCTTCCGGTGCTTGCGGCTGCGATCACAATGCTGCTGACAGACCGTAACTTCCAGACCACCTTCTTCGATCCAGCAGGCGGTGGTGACCCGGTTCTCTACCAGCACCTATTCTGGTTCTTCGGTCACCCTGAAGTGTACATTATGATCCTGCCGGGCTTTGGCATGATCTCTCAGATCGTCGCGACCTTCAGCCGTAAGCCTGTGTTTGGCTATCTCGGCATGGCCTACGCCATGGTTGCTATCGGCGTTGTCGGCTTCATCGTGTGGGCGCACCACATGTACACCGTCGGGCTCGACGTAAACACGAAGATGTACTTCACCGCTGCGACGATGGTTATCGCTGTACCGACCGGCGTGAAAATCTTCAGCTGGATCGCCACAATGTGGGGCGGCAGCATGGAGTTCAAATCGCCAATGGTTTGGGCGATGGGCTTCATCTTCCTGTTCACCGTGGGCGGTGTGACCGGCGTTGTGCTCGCCAATGGCGGCATCGACGACAACCTTCACGACACATATTACGTGGTTGCTCACTTCCACTATGTGTTGTCGATGGGTGCGGTCTTCTCACTGTTCGCCGGTTTCTATTACTGGTTCCCAAAAATGAGCGGCCGGATGCACAGCGAATTCCTTTCGCACCTGCATTTCTGGGGCTTCTTCATCGGCGTGAACGTGATCTTCTTCCCACAGCACTTCCTGGGTATGAACGGGATGCCGCGTCGTATCCCTGATTATCCAGAAGCCTTCGCATACTGGAACGAGATCAGCTCGTACGGTTATATGATCATGGCGCTTTCGATGGTCGTGTTCTTCGTGAACCTCGCTTACGCGTTCACTGCTGGCAAAAAAGCCGCTGCGAACCCATGGGGCGAAGGCGCGACGACACTGGAATGGACGCTTTCGAGCCCTCCACCGTTCCACCAGTTCGAAACGCTTCCGGTTATCGAAGACCACCACGATTACCACGATCACCGTCCAGCCTCGGCCTGA
- the coxB gene encoding cytochrome c oxidase subunit II: protein MMGHIHTRLKFGFIALFAAMLAITAPQTVFAQETVGADVPAIAGPDEVPAGETEAPDGSGAYTPLEPVEGKGMPTAATDDMLKSMTFQDQYTDNGIYALNMHDYILMPVITAISIFVLALLLWVIVRYNRRANPEPSKTTHNTLIEVVWTIVPALILVVIAVPSITLLARQYETPPEDAITIKATGYQWYWGYSYPDHGDVEIISNMLSDADAIANGEPAKLAVDNRMVVPAGVPLRIQTTAADVIHAFAVPSLWFKMDAVPGRLNEKLLTIKEPGLYYGQCSELCGARHGYMPIAVEALPMEEFEAWVLEQGGSLPGAEEAAAEEEVAEDTAEAAPAA, encoded by the coding sequence ATGATGGGGCACATCCACACCCGTTTGAAATTCGGCTTCATCGCGTTGTTTGCCGCGATGCTTGCTATCACGGCTCCGCAGACGGTGTTTGCGCAGGAAACTGTTGGGGCGGATGTTCCGGCCATCGCAGGGCCTGACGAAGTGCCTGCTGGTGAAACCGAAGCTCCAGATGGTTCTGGTGCCTACACCCCGCTTGAGCCTGTCGAAGGCAAGGGCATGCCCACTGCAGCAACAGACGACATGCTAAAGAGTATGACGTTTCAGGATCAGTATACCGACAACGGTATCTATGCGCTCAACATGCACGATTACATCCTGATGCCGGTTATCACCGCGATCAGCATTTTCGTCCTTGCGCTGCTGCTTTGGGTTATCGTGCGCTACAATCGCCGCGCTAACCCGGAACCTTCGAAGACCACCCACAACACTTTGATTGAAGTCGTTTGGACGATTGTCCCCGCGCTCATCCTGGTCGTGATTGCGGTTCCTTCGATCACGCTCCTCGCGCGCCAGTATGAAACGCCGCCAGAGGATGCGATCACGATCAAGGCAACCGGCTATCAGTGGTACTGGGGTTATTCGTATCCTGATCACGGCGATGTTGAGATCATTTCCAACATGCTTTCCGATGCGGACGCGATTGCAAATGGTGAGCCTGCGAAGCTTGCCGTTGATAACCGTATGGTCGTCCCAGCTGGCGTTCCGCTTCGCATCCAAACCACTGCGGCTGACGTAATTCATGCATTCGCAGTGCCATCGCTGTGGTTCAAAATGGATGCAGTGCCGGGCCGTTTGAATGAAAAGCTGCTCACCATCAAGGAGCCGGGCCTGTATTACGGTCAGTGCTCCGAACTGTGCGGCGCGCGCCACGGCTATATGCCGATCGCGGTCGAAGCACTGCCGATGGAAGAATTTGAAGCGTGGGTTCTTGAGCAGGGCGGTTCACTGCCCGGCGCTGAAGAAGCCGCTGCTGAAGAAGAGGTCGCTGAAGACACTGCAGAAGCAGCTCCAGCAGCTTAA
- the pyrE gene encoding orotate phosphoribosyltransferase, which translates to MNYAPSLPRTEEDVLAEFRGCGALLEGHFKLSSGKHSGHYLQCARVLMNPARAARLAQAVVAGIPAEIVDKVDVVVSPAMGGIIIGHEVGRVLDKDALFLERPEGTFHLRRGFALEPGAKVLMVEDVVTTGLSSREAIAAVAREGGEVIAECSLIDRSLGSVDLGVPFYPLAAFDFPTYEEDSIPDTLASVAITKPGSRKE; encoded by the coding sequence ATGAATTATGCCCCCTCCCTGCCGCGCACTGAAGAAGACGTGCTTGCCGAATTTCGCGGTTGCGGCGCCCTGTTGGAAGGTCATTTCAAGTTGTCTTCAGGCAAACATAGCGGCCATTATCTCCAATGCGCCCGTGTGCTTATGAACCCGGCTCGCGCGGCAAGACTTGCACAAGCAGTGGTCGCTGGCATTCCTGCAGAAATCGTGGACAAAGTAGATGTGGTCGTCTCTCCAGCAATGGGCGGCATCATTATCGGGCACGAAGTTGGCCGGGTCTTGGACAAAGACGCGCTATTCCTTGAACGTCCCGAAGGCACGTTCCATTTGCGCCGCGGCTTCGCGCTTGAACCGGGTGCAAAAGTGTTGATGGTCGAAGATGTCGTCACAACTGGACTGTCCAGCCGCGAAGCCATCGCAGCCGTGGCGCGGGAAGGCGGCGAAGTGATTGCAGAATGTTCGCTGATCGACCGTTCTCTGGGTTCGGTCGATCTGGGCGTGCCATTTTATCCGCTCGCCGCTTTTGATTTTCCGACATACGAAGAAGACAGCATCCCCGATACCCTCGCCAGCGTAGCTATTACAAAGCCCGGAAGCCGCAAGGAATAG
- a CDS encoding pyridoxine 5'-phosphate synthase: MNASLHPNPLRLGVNIDHVATIRNARGGDHPDPVRAAEIVSRVGGDGITAHLREDRRHIRDEDLARIQAATNLPLNLEMAATQEMLDIALRHKPHAACIVPEKREERTTEGGLDAAGLHNTLVPIIDELRSADIRVSLFIEANERQLDAALRLGAPVVEFHTGEYAHAILDGDSERTERELRRITDMSALAAKNGIEPHAGHGLTYYNVQPIAAIPHIAELNIGHYLVGEAVFVGLESAVLRMRELMDEAR; encoded by the coding sequence ATGAACGCATCGCTCCACCCCAATCCGCTTCGTCTCGGCGTGAATATCGATCACGTGGCGACGATCAGGAACGCGCGTGGCGGCGATCATCCCGATCCTGTGCGCGCTGCCGAAATCGTAAGCCGCGTTGGCGGAGACGGCATCACGGCGCATTTGCGCGAAGACCGACGCCATATCCGCGATGAAGATCTGGCGCGTATTCAGGCTGCAACCAATCTGCCGCTCAATCTTGAGATGGCAGCGACGCAAGAAATGCTGGATATTGCCCTGCGTCACAAGCCGCATGCCGCATGCATCGTGCCTGAAAAGCGCGAAGAACGCACGACTGAAGGCGGTTTGGACGCCGCTGGCTTACACAACACTCTCGTCCCGATCATCGATGAATTGCGCAGCGCAGATATCCGCGTTTCGCTTTTCATCGAGGCGAATGAGCGCCAGCTTGATGCAGCTCTCCGCCTCGGCGCCCCGGTCGTCGAATTTCATACCGGTGAATATGCGCATGCGATTTTGGACGGGGATAGCGAGCGCACAGAGCGCGAGTTGCGCCGGATCACGGATATGTCTGCGCTCGCCGCCAAGAACGGGATCGAGCCGCATGCGGGCCACGGCCTCACCTATTACAACGTTCAACCAATCGCCGCCATCCCGCATATCGCCGAGCTCAATATTGGGCATTACCTTGTTGGTGAAGCTGTGTTCGTCGGATTGGAAAGCGCCGTATTGCGGATGCGCGAGTTGATGGATGAGGCCCGCTGA
- a CDS encoding pyridoxal phosphate biosynthetic protein, producing the protein MNTSQAPELTSEQKRWAFLGSTLFLTSVGFLGFAFAEGFMLAFAIGWVALQMFGYIGALKMAKGEIAHPLFKSQVMLHLIVLGLLAALFIRAA; encoded by the coding sequence GTGAACACCAGCCAAGCCCCTGAATTGACTTCAGAGCAAAAGCGCTGGGCTTTTCTTGGATCAACGCTGTTCCTGACATCCGTTGGTTTTTTGGGGTTTGCATTCGCCGAAGGGTTCATGCTGGCATTTGCCATTGGTTGGGTCGCCTTGCAGATGTTCGGCTATATCGGCGCTCTCAAAATGGCGAAGGGTGAAATCGCGCATCCCTTGTTCAAATCACAGGTCATGCTTCATCTGATTGTGCTCGGATTGCTGGCTGCGCTATTTATTCGCGCAGCATGA
- the acpS gene encoding holo-ACP synthase, with protein sequence MIIGLGSDLCNIERIQNSLNRFGERFENRVFTDVERAKAQRRPFTIAGTYAKRFAAKEAFSKAVGTGFRRGVFMKDIGVVNAPSGAPTLALTGGAAKRLEEMIPSGHEAHIHLTLTDDHPWAQAFVIIEATRIIDG encoded by the coding sequence ATGATCATCGGTCTCGGCTCTGATTTGTGCAATATTGAGCGCATTCAAAACTCGCTCAACCGGTTTGGTGAGCGGTTCGAAAACCGGGTCTTCACCGATGTTGAACGCGCCAAGGCACAGCGCCGCCCCTTCACCATCGCAGGAACCTACGCAAAACGGTTTGCCGCCAAGGAAGCGTTCAGCAAAGCGGTAGGCACCGGATTTCGCCGCGGGGTCTTTATGAAAGACATCGGAGTCGTGAACGCTCCTTCGGGCGCGCCAACTCTTGCTTTGACAGGCGGAGCGGCAAAGCGGCTTGAAGAAATGATCCCGTCAGGCCATGAGGCCCATATTCATCTTACCCTAACCGACGATCATCCATGGGCGCAGGCCTTCGTAATCATCGAAGCCACGCGTATCATCGACGGTTAA
- the lepB gene encoding signal peptidase I, giving the protein MDWFAELRGLAIMLFAVLVFHSLVAKPFYIPSTSMMPSLHVGDRLIVSKYPYGWSWASASFHLLPRGKWRVFASTPEYGDIVIPVHPTRDEDYIKRVVALPGDTIEVRDGRIILNGEMIKRELVPPVQIPFEPELTCQSGMGTRPCLESFENYRKTDADGNDYFEPETYRETLPNGATYLVIDHVDQSNFRSGPDDLDNYGPKVIPEGHVFVMGDNRDESADSRAAAGAQGLDGPIPMENIGGRAEFITFSLDGSTTWNPGSWFSSMRGDRAWTTLRPAIAEGYETEE; this is encoded by the coding sequence ATCGATTGGTTCGCCGAACTGCGCGGTCTCGCGATCATGCTGTTCGCGGTGCTTGTCTTCCACAGTCTGGTCGCCAAGCCGTTCTATATCCCGTCCACTTCAATGATGCCGAGCCTTCACGTCGGTGATCGTTTGATCGTGAGCAAATATCCGTATGGATGGTCTTGGGCATCGGCGAGCTTTCACCTGCTCCCTAGAGGCAAATGGCGGGTTTTCGCCTCGACGCCGGAATATGGCGATATCGTGATCCCGGTGCACCCAACCCGCGATGAGGACTACATTAAGCGTGTTGTCGCATTGCCTGGCGACACAATCGAAGTGCGCGATGGCCGCATCATTTTGAACGGTGAGATGATCAAGCGCGAACTGGTCCCGCCGGTACAGATTCCGTTTGAGCCGGAACTAACCTGCCAAAGCGGCATGGGAACACGCCCATGTCTCGAAAGTTTCGAGAATTACCGCAAGACGGATGCCGACGGTAACGACTATTTCGAGCCAGAGACTTACCGTGAAACGCTGCCCAATGGTGCCACGTACTTGGTCATTGATCATGTTGACCAAAGCAACTTCAGAAGCGGTCCTGACGATCTCGACAATTATGGTCCCAAAGTCATTCCTGAAGGCCACGTTTTCGTTATGGGCGACAACCGCGATGAAAGCGCAGACAGCCGCGCAGCCGCTGGCGCGCAAGGTCTGGACGGTCCGATCCCGATGGAAAACATCGGCGGCCGCGCAGAGTTCATTACCTTCTCGCTTGATGGATCGACGACTTGGAATCCGGGTAGCTGGTTCTCCAGCATGCGCGGCGACCGCGCGTGGACCACGCTGCGTCCGGCAATCGCCGAAGGTTATGAAACCGAAGAGTGA
- a CDS encoding DUF3089 domain-containing protein produces MAKKFLYFIAICIVLFLVGRIGYEMFQDELAELAFVPSSEFTPTEPMEANAYQDPAMWYSRPGIGVNDPARWQPAYAEANQDAAAEQVAVSAEAASIALQADRRPMPPVPDYAVFFVHPTSYLSRDNWNAPIGEGEAERIARLYVRGMASPFNSASEIWAPRYRQATMGSFLTDAPEAEQAIDAAYADVVEAYRYFLSSVDDETPIVLAGHSQGSLHLLRLLREEVKDTPVADRLVGAYVIGWPISVEHDVPSLGFAACATAAQTGCILSWSSFAEPADPSRVIKTYANSIGFDGEKRGTSKILCTNPITGTFGGAADESANLGTLVPDDAMSTGELVRGAVPARCDDRGLLLIGDPPELGSYVLPGNNYHVYDVPLFWANTQADVNRRARAWAAAR; encoded by the coding sequence ATGGCAAAGAAATTCCTTTATTTTATCGCGATCTGCATCGTGCTCTTTCTCGTAGGCCGGATCGGCTATGAGATGTTTCAAGATGAGCTTGCAGAACTGGCGTTCGTTCCCTCCAGCGAGTTCACTCCGACCGAGCCGATGGAGGCAAACGCCTATCAAGACCCGGCAATGTGGTATTCACGCCCGGGTATCGGCGTAAATGATCCTGCACGCTGGCAGCCCGCCTATGCTGAGGCGAACCAAGACGCAGCAGCCGAGCAGGTCGCTGTCAGCGCAGAAGCCGCGAGCATCGCGCTGCAGGCCGATCGACGCCCGATGCCGCCTGTTCCTGACTACGCCGTCTTCTTTGTTCATCCGACCAGCTACCTTAGCCGCGACAATTGGAATGCTCCGATTGGCGAAGGAGAGGCGGAGCGGATTGCGCGTCTTTATGTGCGCGGCATGGCCAGCCCGTTCAACTCAGCCAGCGAAATCTGGGCACCGCGTTATCGTCAAGCGACCATGGGATCGTTTCTGACAGATGCGCCAGAGGCAGAGCAGGCCATCGATGCCGCTTATGCCGACGTGGTCGAAGCGTATCGTTATTTCTTGAGCTCGGTTGATGATGAAACGCCGATTGTGCTTGCGGGCCATTCGCAGGGCTCGCTGCATCTTCTTCGGCTGCTCCGCGAAGAAGTGAAGGACACGCCCGTCGCAGACCGGCTTGTCGGTGCTTATGTCATCGGCTGGCCGATTTCTGTCGAGCATGATGTGCCATCGCTTGGCTTCGCCGCCTGCGCAACAGCGGCCCAGACCGGATGCATCTTGTCATGGTCAAGCTTTGCCGAGCCAGCAGATCCATCGCGCGTTATCAAGACTTATGCGAATTCGATCGGGTTCGACGGCGAGAAGCGCGGCACGAGCAAAATTCTTTGCACCAACCCTATTACCGGGACTTTCGGCGGCGCTGCAGATGAAAGTGCCAACCTTGGGACACTTGTTCCAGATGACGCGATGTCCACGGGTGAATTGGTGAGAGGCGCAGTGCCCGCTCGCTGCGATGACCGAGGCTTGCTGCTGATCGGCGACCCGCCCGAGCTCGGATCATATGTCCTGCCCGGTAACAACTATCATGTTTATGACGTGCCGCTGTTCTGGGCAAACACGCAAGCTGACGTGAACAGGCGCGCGAGAGCATGGGCAGCGGCGCGCTGA